One genomic window of Providencia hangzhouensis includes the following:
- the nuoN gene encoding NADH-quinone oxidoreductase subunit NuoN, with the protein MTITPQELIAILPLMIVGLTAVVVMLSIAWRRDHLTSAALTVSGFVIALLSLIWVADGYLMDVTSLIRVDGFALFYSALVLIAGIGTSIFAYHWLEGFGDNRDEFHLLVAIAVAGGVLLSMSNHMASMFIGIELISLPLFGLVAYTFERSRTLEAGIKYMLLSAAASSFLLFGIALLYAESGSLSFAAVGQSLSDNQIHAPLVMIGFGMLIVGFGFKLSLFPFQLWTPDVYQGAPAPVSAFLATGSKIAIFAVLVRIFLEAPIANSNTLAIVISVIAIASILFGNLLAITQKSAKRLLGYSSISHMGYLLVALVALRIDPVASQVTIAIYLVGYLFASLGAFGVVSIVSSPYRGDDQDDFSAFRGLFWHKPVLATVMTVMMLSLAGIPITLGFIGKFYVIASAVNAELWWLTGTVVVGSAIGLYYYLSFMASLYSRDAEHAERYTGPEKATLGTVVAVICAIAVIVFGVWPQPLIDMTSTALAVIN; encoded by the coding sequence ATGACAATAACTCCTCAAGAACTGATCGCAATACTACCACTGATGATCGTCGGGTTGACGGCGGTGGTTGTGATGCTGTCCATTGCGTGGCGACGCGATCACCTTACCAGTGCCGCGCTGACAGTATCTGGCTTTGTTATTGCGTTGCTTTCACTGATTTGGGTAGCCGACGGCTATCTAATGGATGTGACTTCGCTTATCCGTGTTGATGGCTTTGCGCTGTTCTATAGTGCATTAGTCCTGATTGCAGGTATCGGTACCAGCATCTTTGCCTACCACTGGCTGGAAGGTTTTGGCGACAATAGAGATGAATTCCACTTGTTAGTTGCTATCGCGGTGGCAGGTGGTGTGCTGTTATCTATGTCAAACCATATGGCGTCGATGTTTATCGGTATTGAGCTGATTTCATTGCCACTGTTTGGCTTAGTTGCCTATACCTTTGAGCGCAGTCGCACATTAGAAGCTGGGATCAAGTACATGCTGTTATCTGCAGCAGCGTCTTCATTCCTGTTATTCGGAATTGCGTTACTGTATGCGGAATCGGGTAGCTTAAGCTTCGCAGCTGTTGGTCAAAGTCTTTCTGATAACCAAATTCACGCCCCATTAGTGATGATTGGTTTCGGTATGCTCATTGTTGGTTTTGGCTTTAAACTGTCACTGTTTCCATTCCAACTGTGGACACCAGACGTTTATCAAGGTGCGCCTGCACCTGTATCAGCTTTCTTAGCAACGGGTAGTAAAATCGCTATCTTTGCCGTATTAGTGCGTATCTTTTTGGAAGCACCAATTGCCAACAGCAATACGTTAGCGATTGTGATTTCAGTGATTGCCATAGCATCTATCTTGTTTGGTAACTTACTGGCTATCACACAAAAAAGCGCAAAACGCTTGCTGGGTTACTCATCTATCTCGCATATGGGTTATTTACTCGTTGCCCTTGTTGCGTTACGTATCGACCCAGTAGCGTCACAAGTGACTATCGCAATCTACTTAGTGGGTTACTTGTTTGCAAGCTTAGGCGCATTTGGTGTTGTGAGTATCGTTTCCAGTCCTTATCGTGGTGATGACCAGGATGATTTCAGTGCATTCCGTGGGCTGTTCTGGCATAAACCCGTTCTAGCAACGGTAATGACTGTGATGATGCTGTCGCTGGCAGGTATTCCAATTACATTAGGATTTATTGGTAAATTCTATGTGATTGCATCCGCGGTGAATGCAGAGTTATGGTGGTTAACAGGAACTGTAGTGGTTGGTAGTGCAATTGGTTTATATTACTACCTAAGCTTTATGGCTAGCCTATATAGCCGCGATGCAGAACATGCAGAACGTTATACAGGCCCTGAAAAAGCAACGTTAGGGACCGTTGTTGCTGTTATTTGCGCCATTGCGGTTATTGTCTTTGGTGTATGGCCACAACCTCTTATTGATATGACATCAACAGCACTTGCTGTGATTAACTAA